The proteins below are encoded in one region of Effusibacillus dendaii:
- a CDS encoding UbiX family flavin prenyltransferase has product MRLVVGISGASGAIYGVRTLEALHSLGVEVHLVLSETAKKTIEFETDYRVENVCAMASQVYDNRDLGAAISSGSFRVSGMIVAPCSVKTLAGIANSFNSELLTRAADVQLKERRKLVLLVRETPLHLGHIQHMLNVTHMGGIILPPVPSFYHLPKTIDDIVNQSVQKALDQFDLDANLFERWKGMNNQDMGGETCHL; this is encoded by the coding sequence ATGCGTCTCGTGGTTGGGATATCGGGGGCAAGCGGAGCGATTTACGGTGTAAGAACGTTGGAGGCTCTGCACAGTCTCGGGGTGGAAGTCCATCTGGTGCTCAGCGAAACAGCAAAGAAAACAATTGAGTTCGAAACCGACTACCGGGTGGAAAACGTCTGCGCCATGGCATCGCAGGTGTATGACAACCGTGATCTCGGGGCTGCCATATCAAGCGGTTCTTTTCGGGTAAGCGGAATGATTGTCGCACCGTGCTCCGTCAAGACACTGGCTGGTATAGCGAACAGCTTTAACAGCGAGCTATTGACAAGAGCGGCGGATGTCCAGTTAAAGGAACGGCGAAAGCTGGTGCTGCTGGTACGCGAGACTCCTTTGCATCTCGGACATATCCAACACATGTTAAATGTGACGCATATGGGCGGGATCATACTGCCGCCAGTCCCCTCTTTTTATCATCTGCCAAAAACCATTGACGACATCGTCAATCAAAGCGTGCAAAAGGCATTGGATCAATTTGATCTGGATGCGAACCTGTTTGAGCGGTGGAAAGGTATGAACAACCAGGATATGGGGGGAGAAACATGTCATCTCTAA
- a CDS encoding MFS transporter translates to MSIMTSTNTTGTSHFGVNRRQMVTASVASLLGWSLDLFDLFILLYVAPEIGKLFFPTSIPTLSLAAVYASFAVTLLMRPVGSGLFGSYADRKGRKKAMIIAVTGVGISTALLGTLPTVGQIGVSAAIMFLILRLVQGVFVGGVVASTHTIGTETVPPKWRGLMSGLIGGGGAGLGALMASIVYYIVSAAFPGPEFSGWGWRFMFFAGILSSILGLFVFKSLEESPAWMQLQQAKKTDAPVKKAPVREVFSGQYLPVVLVNLMIVIGGGTAYYLTSGYLPTFLKVINKTPAGTASIILMAASVVAIVSAVLIGNLSDYIGRKKTFMIMGVVDLIGLPLLYSGLANATTVSAITFYALALAFLGNAAYAPILIFLNERFPTVIRSTGTGLSWNMGFAVGGMMPTFVSLASGTTQNIPSTLGYFSVGVFVLYLIGSFVIPETKGDFK, encoded by the coding sequence ATGTCTATCATGACTAGCACGAATACAACCGGCACATCGCATTTTGGAGTCAATCGGCGCCAAATGGTAACTGCTTCGGTCGCGTCGCTTTTGGGATGGTCGTTGGATCTTTTTGATCTGTTTATCCTCCTGTATGTGGCGCCTGAGATAGGAAAGCTTTTCTTCCCGACCAGTATTCCGACGCTTTCATTGGCAGCGGTCTATGCATCGTTTGCCGTTACCCTGTTAATGCGTCCGGTCGGTTCCGGTCTGTTTGGATCTTACGCGGACAGAAAAGGAAGAAAAAAAGCAATGATTATCGCGGTAACCGGTGTCGGCATCTCGACCGCACTGTTAGGAACGCTTCCGACAGTCGGTCAGATCGGTGTAAGCGCAGCGATCATGTTCCTGATTTTACGATTGGTACAAGGGGTGTTCGTTGGCGGTGTGGTGGCTTCCACCCACACGATTGGAACCGAAACCGTCCCCCCGAAGTGGCGCGGATTGATGTCAGGCCTTATCGGCGGCGGTGGAGCCGGCCTGGGTGCCTTGATGGCTTCCATTGTTTACTATATCGTGTCGGCTGCATTCCCAGGACCGGAATTCAGTGGTTGGGGCTGGCGATTTATGTTTTTCGCAGGGATTCTCAGCTCCATTCTCGGACTTTTTGTATTCAAATCACTTGAGGAATCTCCTGCCTGGATGCAACTGCAACAAGCCAAAAAAACAGATGCGCCAGTTAAGAAGGCACCCGTACGGGAGGTGTTTTCCGGCCAGTATCTCCCTGTGGTGCTTGTCAATCTTATGATTGTGATTGGCGGGGGAACGGCTTACTATCTGACTTCCGGATACCTTCCCACTTTCCTGAAGGTGATCAACAAGACGCCTGCCGGGACCGCCTCGATCATTTTGATGGCGGCAAGTGTGGTTGCGATTGTCTCGGCAGTCCTGATTGGAAACCTGAGTGACTATATCGGCCGCAAGAAAACATTTATGATCATGGGCGTTGTAGACCTTATCGGACTCCCTTTACTGTATTCCGGGTTGGCAAATGCGACGACAGTGTCCGCCATTACATTCTATGCGCTGGCGCTTGCGTTTTTAGGCAACGCTGCGTATGCGCCGATACTGATTTTCCTAAACGAGCGTTTTCCTACGGTCATCCGTTCGACCGGCACCGGGCTGTCCTGGAATATGGGTTTTGCAGTCGGAGGCATGATGCCGACCTTCGTTTCCCTGGCGAGCGGAACCACACAAAATATTCCTTCAACGCTTGGCTATTTTTCAGTCGGGGTATTTGTTTTGTACCTGATAGGCAGTTTTGTCATTCCGGAAACAAAAGGCGACTTTAAATAA